GGCGTTGAAGCACGAGATCTCGATGTCGCGGATCAAGTTCGACACCTTCGGCGACCACCTGTAGGAACCGCGGCGGCTGTGACGACGCTGCCGAAGCGATCCTGAGCGCGGACCGGCCGAGGATCGGCCCTACCGGCCTGCCCGCTGACCTGCGCTGTTCGCCGCCTCCCCGCCATTCATGGCGGGTTCATTCTCTCAGCAGAATCTTATGTTCGGGCATTCGGGCGTATTCGCCACAAATGTCCTTACTCAACGGTTCTGTCCGGATCGCTGCCCCGAGGGCTTGAAGGCTCCCCTCCTGTCGATCCACGGCCGAACCGCACCCCAGTACCGGGCCGACGCCCGGTCGAATTAAGGAGAACCGAGTGAGACGCTGGAACCGCGCCGTGAAGGTCGTCCCCGTAGTCGCTTCCGCTGCGCTCGTTCTTGCTGCCTGTGGCAGCAATGGTTCGTCGTCCTCCGTCGCTCAGCAGCCGGCCGCGCCGGCCGCGCAAGCGCCCGCTGCTGCTGCCGCTCCGGCCGCCCTAGCCTCCGGCACCACTGCCAAAGCGGCCCCGGCCGCCAGCACCACCACCAAGGTCGCTGCTCCGGCCGCGAGCACCACCAAGTCCTCGAGCAAGGCGGCGAAGACCGTCAAGACCGCGACCAAGGCCGCGGCCGCTGTCCCGGCAGCCGCGTCCGCCGCGGGTGGATCGGCCTCGACCGCCGCCACCGGCGGCACCAAGGTCAAGGCGAACGACTCCGCGTCGGACAAGGCCGCGAACCAGAAGATCTACGACTCCAAGCAAGGCGCCACCGACACCGGTGTCACCAAGGACACCATCAAGCTCGGCTCGATCAACATGCACGGCATGGCTCTGGGCAACGTCCTGGTCACCCCGCAGGTCCACGGTGACCTCGCGGCCATGCAGGCCATCAACGACCGCGGTGGCGTTCTCGGCCGCCGGATGTCGCTGACCGACTGCGACGACGGCCCGGGTGAGGTCGCCCGTGCCAAGGCCTGCATCAAGAAGCTGGTCGGTTCCGACCAGGTCTTCTCCCTGGTCACCGGTGTGGACTGGGCCACGGCCTCGATCCACGACGACCTCAAGCAGTACCACCTGCCGTATGTGGGTGCCTGGGCCTACTCCCAGACGGAGTGGCAGGACCCGTTCATGTTCCCCACCCACATGTCGATGATCCACGAGGCCATGGCCGGGGCGCACTGGGCCGCCAACGTCATCAAGCCCAAGACCTACGGGCTGATCTGCCTGACCAGCCCGGAGATGCAGCTGGCCTGCAACAACGTGCAGCAGGTCATGAACGCCTCGGGTTCCAAGATGGTCAAGCGGGCGGACGTCTCCATCTCGGAGACCTCGATGTCGGCCTACGTGCTGGCGATGCGTGCTGCCAACCCGGAGCACATCATCCATTACGTGATCAACCCGGCCACGATGGCGAAGTTCATGGTCGAGGCCGCGCAGCAGGGCTACTACCCGCCCAAGGGCATCTCGGGCAACCACCTCGCCGCTGAGGTGTTGGGCTCGATCTTCGGTCAATGGCCGGTGAACCGGTACTGGACCAACACGACCTACAAGCTGTGGGGTCCGGAGTTCATGGCAACCATGAACAAGTACGCCCGGTTCAACCGCGGCACCAACCACCACATCGTCCAGGCCGGCTACGTCGCCCTGAACGTGTTCGCCCAGGCTGCCAAGGCCGTCGGGCCCAACCTGACCCGCGACCGCCTGATGTCCGAACTGGACAACGGGACCGTCTGGCAGTCGGACGCCTCGTTGGACCAGCGCTTCAGCTACGCGGCCACCGAGCGCACCGGCGACAACTGGAGCCACGACTACGGCCAGGGCCGCGAGTTCATCTACAAGTACACCAGCACCAACACCGTCTCCAACCCCGACGGTTCCCCGAACGGCTTCGCGCCGGACCCCGACCAGTTCATCATCTACACCTGGAAGTAAGCCGAGCGGAACGAGCGGCGTCCGCTCCCGAGGCGCTTGAACAGGTTTGAGCGCGAAGCGCGATACACCGGGAAGTAAGTCCAGATAGCAGTGGGGCCCGGGTGGACACCGTCCACCCGGGCCTTCGGGCGTCGCCAACCTTCGGCCGGCGACGACTGCCGAACACGATCGAAACCGGTGGGGCGGCCCGAACGGCGGGTCGTGCCTCACGAGGCGCGGTTGTGTTCGGCAGCCGACGCAGATGGGCGGGTCAGGACGGGCGGAACTTGCGCAGCCTGAGGCTGTTGCCGACGACGAAGAAGCTGGAGAAGGCCATCGTGGCGCCGGCGATCATCGGGTCGAGCAGGCCGAAGGCGGCCAGCGGGATCGCGGCGACGTTGTAGGCGAAGGCCCAGAACAAGTTGGCCCGGATCGTGTTCAGCGTCCGACGGGCCAGGCGGATCGCGTCGGCGGCGGCGCCCAGGTCGCCGCTGACCAACGTCAGGTCGCTGGCCTGGATGGCCACGTCGGTGCCGGTGCCGATCGCCAGGCCCAGGTCGGCCTCGGCCAGCGCCGCGGCGTCGTTGACGCCGTCGCCGACCATCGCAACCGTGTGGCGCCGGCCCCGCAGCCGCGCCGCGCGGCCCTGCTGCCGCAGGCTGCGAACGG
This genomic interval from Sporichthyaceae bacterium contains the following:
- a CDS encoding ABC transporter substrate-binding protein produces the protein MRRWNRAVKVVPVVASAALVLAACGSNGSSSSVAQQPAAPAAQAPAAAAAPAALASGTTAKAAPAASTTTKVAAPAASTTKSSSKAAKTVKTATKAAAAVPAAASAAGGSASTAATGGTKVKANDSASDKAANQKIYDSKQGATDTGVTKDTIKLGSINMHGMALGNVLVTPQVHGDLAAMQAINDRGGVLGRRMSLTDCDDGPGEVARAKACIKKLVGSDQVFSLVTGVDWATASIHDDLKQYHLPYVGAWAYSQTEWQDPFMFPTHMSMIHEAMAGAHWAANVIKPKTYGLICLTSPEMQLACNNVQQVMNASGSKMVKRADVSISETSMSAYVLAMRAANPEHIIHYVINPATMAKFMVEAAQQGYYPPKGISGNHLAAEVLGSIFGQWPVNRYWTNTTYKLWGPEFMATMNKYARFNRGTNHHIVQAGYVALNVFAQAAKAVGPNLTRDRLMSELDNGTVWQSDASLDQRFSYAATERTGDNWSHDYGQGREFIYKYTSTNTVSNPDGSPNGFAPDPDQFIIYTWK